In the genome of Candidatus Delongbacteria bacterium, the window CTAATAATCTTTATATTTATTGAATTAGGTATTAACTCCAGTAATTTAAATTCAGTTTCAAAAAAATAGGGGTCAATAATTTTTACATAGTCCATAGAGAGTTCATTAAAAATCTTCTGTAGCTGATTGATTCCATCCTGTGGTTTTGATTTCAAAATGGAAAAATTATCCGGTAATAATTCTTTTACTATCAGATGTCGATGATAAGTTTCTTTAATTATATCAAGAATTGCCTCTTGAGTTATATTTGAGCAATTAGGCAATTGGAAATTATCTTTTAAAATATCTCTGTAAACCCTTTTTTCCAGTTCAACTTTATTAGAAACTTCATTGATTTTGTCCTCAAATTCATCATAAAACTGTTCTCTTATTAGTTCTGTTTTTCTCTCAATTTCATTATCAATGATTTTTCTAATCAACGGGTGATTGATAATTGTATCTGTTTCAAGTGAACAATTATCAAAATAAATTGTTGCAGTCTCATTAATATTGCCTTTAAAGCTATTTCCATAAGTTTTTTTGACTTCATCATAATCTAAAATTTTCTTAATGAGACTATTTTTATCAGGGAATCTGTCTATCAGAATTTTCTTTTCAGATTCAATATAGGACTGATCAAAAGCTAAGCCATTTTTATCGAAAAATTCGGATCTAGAGACAATGAGTTTTAGATATTTTTCCAAAAACTCATTATCGGGATTGGTACTTGTTAAAACTCTTTCATATAAAAATCTTGAATAATCATCATCAATACTTTTATCCAATAATGGCTTTGCCAATTTGGTAAGATGTTTATAAATTTTATCTTCAAGATTTGAAATAAACAAATTTTTTATGTTTTTTGAAAAAAAGTCCTGCCATGAGATACTAAATCTCAATTTTTCAGATTTATATCCGTATCTCTTGATTTTAAAATTCAAAACAAATCCATTCGTTTGTGTAATTTCGATAAACTCAAGTGGGTATCTTATAAAAAATTCTTTTTCGAAAATAGATTTAGCACCAAAAAAAACCAAGCTTTCATCTTCTATTATAAGGATTCCTTCCTTTGGCATCCACGTATTGGATTCTTGGTAAATTTGCCTTCCAATAAAATCACCAAAAATAACCCTATTCTCTTCAATAAGTTTATGAGCATCTCTTTTATTTTCTGATCCCGTTAATAATATGTATTTTGTTAACTCAGATATTTTACTCATTTCAATCTCGAAATTGACTCAAGTAATAATATATAGACCTAAGTTACGAAGTCAAAGTTAATTTTAATTTAATTTTAAATTATGAATGATAGAATACTGTGTTAGTTTTTCTACTCAAATAAATCCAATTTATTTACTTTTTTAATTAAGTTTTATAACGTTAAAAAGAGTTGAAATTTGAATGCAATAAATTGAGTACTTTAAGCATTTATATTCTATTTTATAGCTCTTAAGAAGGGCTTTCATGTTAAAATACTAGTATGAAATTAACTAGGAGGTTAATAATGAAAAAAGGATTGACATTGATAGAAGCTTTGGTGTCTTCCTTCATTCTATCAATCGTAATAGTTGGTTTAATGTCTATTTATGGAAGTAGCTTTAAACTGAAGGAAGATAATGAAAAGTTCTTTCTTGCAGAGAATGTGGTAAGAGAATGGTTTGAGAAGATCAAAATCTATACCGACAGGACAGATTTAATAACTCAAATTGGTTCCTATGTTACAAAATTAAATGGTACTGTAGTTGAAAATGAACCTATGGATTTGACTTCAACGGGAATTACAAACGGAACTTTGGAGTTTGAAGTAAATTCTATATCTCTGAGCTCAACTTATCTGTCTCATTTAGCAACAAAACCGTCTTTAGTTGAGATCAAGGCTATAGTTAAATGGGGCAATAAAGAGTTGGAGATGGTTACCTACTCATCAAATTAGGAGGGATTATGAAAAAAGGTGTTACACTTTTAGAAGTTTTGGTTGCCAGTTTAATATCAACTATTACACTTACCGGAATAGGTATGTACATGGTTAAATCTGGCGATCTTTCAAACGAAATATATCTGTCAACTCAGGCGTATGCGGCGATGAATATAGCTGCAAGACAGATTGAAGAATCAATAAAATCAGGATCTCTTATTGAAGTACCTCTAGATGACGATCAAACACTTAATATCTTCGATCATGAGAATCCTCCACAATTGATTTTAAGTTACATGATTGAAGATAATGCTCTTTACAGGCAATATCCGGGAGAGGAAAAGGAAGAGCTTATTGGTTATACTGATGCTAGCTTTATTGGACATTTTTCTGTAGGCTCAGTAACAACTGGTGGATTTACTACTCTGGATAATAGAGTGGCAGTGATTGGATTACAATTGGTAATGATAAATGCTGATTCAATTACTACTGAACCGATGATGTACATGGCTAAATGTAGGAATCATAACTATATCCATGAGGATTAGGAGGTTGTTATGAAAAATAAAGGTGGAATTTTAATTGTTGTTGTTATGGTGGCTACTGTTGTGACCATAATTGCTTCTGGTATATCTGTATATTTAAATTTTAGTACAAATCTTACTTTTGCTAGTATAGATAGAAGTAAATTGTACTATGCAGCAGAATCAGGAGCAAACTATAATCTTAAGTGGTTAAAGAATATTCAATATGTAAACTTTGATATTAATAACAATGCTTCAACCACTGCGGATGGGTTCACAAATGAGGACAGAAGTCTCTCAATAAACGATTGTACAGTGACTTTAAAAGCAGAAGTAGATACTTCTCTTACCTATCCACAATGGAAATTGATATCTGAGGCAACCAACGGAAAACAAACCTGTAGAATAACTTACGAAAGCGTAAAAAGTGTTTCAGCTCTGCAATACTGTAATTTCACAGGTGAAGATATGTGGGATAATACTAACGTAAGTTTTACCACTTCCCAAAACTGGTTTGGAAAAACATATTGGGATGGGAAAATACCAATTAAGGTTGAAAGTGGAAACAAAACTGCAACTTTTTTTGGTTTAGCAGAAACTGCTTCAAAGAAAAGATCAACAAGGGGAAATGATTCTACTAACGATTATTGGCATTTTACAGATCCTATTCTAGCATCTTACTACAAAGGTTTGAATATTTTTGGAAGTAATGTAAATAAGGCTGCAAGCTTGTTATCAATCTTAAACAATACTTTTCGTGGTGGTTACAATTACTCAGTTCCTGAACAACCACTGGAAGATATGGCAATATCTTGGAGTGAATTTACAGCTCATCCCCAGGCTGTCAATCTAGCAAATTACGGCTTAAGTGGGAGTCTGAGTATCTATTTTTCTAAAAATTTACCAGCTTTTACCTATGATGGGACGGATTATCCTTTAGGTGATTACGCAATAGTAACTGATAGTAATGGCAAAAAAGTAATTATTCCACAGAATTCATCGACTAAAGTTATTACAGTTCCTTCATCATTAGGTGGGACTCACATAAAGGGCGAAGTTACTTCAGATATTACTATTGTTACTCAAAGTGATAATATCTATTTTGATGGTGATTTTTACGCCACCGATTACAATGTTGTTTATCAAGGAAGTAGGAAATATACGGAATTGTCCGATAATGATATGGATGCAACTGGAATTGGTGGAGGTGTGAATTCAAAGATACAAGAGACTCTTCTCTCTATGAACAATATTTCATCAAATATTGAAATTGGCTTAATTGCTGGCAGGGAAGGAAGAGCAAGGTTTATTGTACCAGAAACATCTGAAACTGATATTAAAAATGATGTTGTTTTGGTTACAGCTGGGTTGTTTTCACCAATTGGAAACTCTGAAGTTGGTGATTTAACTGCAAATTATAGTGATTTTGATAATTATGTTAACCTATTAGTTTATGGAGCTTTTATAACAAAATGGGGAGAAGGTGTAACAACGGACGGATCACAGGGTGTGAATCCTTCATATGCTGGAGATCCAAAATTTATGACGGGTAACAGAGCCCCTGGGTTCAAATCCTCAACAGAAAGAGACCCAACTTCTATGAATATGGAGCATAAATTTTCAGATGGTATTAAATGGAAAATTGAGTGGTTGTAGAAATCTTGAGATAATATTTTAGAATAGCCATAAACACAAAAGGTCTCTCAAATTGAGGGACCTTTTTCTTTGCTAAACAGGTTTATTTTAATTATGGAAAACTTGATTTAAAATCTCATATTCGGTTAAGACAATCGATTCTAGATAAATCTAGCAATTTTCAACAATATGTTTTACAAGTTTCTCAATTCCCGTGTACACTTCAATTAAAGAAGCTTCATTCATATAGGCTGGAGTTGAAACAAGTTTATTGATAGTATCAATACAAATTTCATCGGATTTTCGCTTTTCCGATAAAGCTCCAAAATATTCAAGATCCTGGTTTGGGATATCTGCCAGACCAGCAGTTAATTTTACTTTTTTACCTGAATTTCTAAAAGCAAGAGCCATCATAGTCGGTGAAATGCAAATAGCCCCTATATATTTTTCAAGTTTATTGAAACTTAAAACTACATTTTTAATGTCATCACGAACAATAGCGTCTCTGGCAACAAAGGCATAATTCATATAATTTTTAGCTATTCCAAAGCCTCCAGGAAAAATGACGGCATCATAATCTTCAGCTTTTAGTTCTTGCAGTTTTGCAATATTTCCTCTGGCAATTCTAGCCGCTTCAATTAAGAGGTTTCTTTTTTCATCAGTTCCTGTTCTTGTAAGATGATTCATATTGTCTTTCTGTACTTCATCAACAGCAAAACACTTTACTTCTGCTCTAAATTTTGATAAAGCCAATAGAGTGCTTACAGATTCTTGAATTTCACTGCCGTCAAGATGACCACAACCACCCAAAACTACCGCAATTTTTTTCATCATACCTCCATTATTATTTTCCTACAGGCGATATATAAACCGTAAATTCGTTTTCACCATCCACTTTTAGAAGTTTGTCTGATTTTATCTGATCATATGCAGCAATTGCACATGTTCCATAACCAATTGATTCACAAGCTAAATAAAGATTTTGACAAATATGACCTGCATCAAGAAGCATCGTTTTATGGGAGGCTATGCTGTATCTCCACTCAGATCTGTATGGAATACATGTCCAAAAAAAACAGACTGAACTTTTTTCGCTCCATTTTTGACCTTTGAGAGCGTCTGAAAGATTTTCTTTAATATTCTCAATTTGCTCGATGAATAATAGACTGTTTTCAAAAGGTAAATACCTGTATAAGCCTTGTTTTAAAGAGTCAACATTTTGAACAACAAGATAGGTCTCAAAAGGGTGTCTGGCTCCTCCTGAAGGCACAGTTCGAAATGATGCAATGCCTCCTCTAACAATCTCTTTAACTCCTTGTGTTGACCAAAGAAGAAAGCTCAATTCCTCTAAACTCATCGAGTGATTATTGTATTCTCTTCTGCTCTTTCTATTTTTAACTATTTCTAAAAAGTTAATTTGTGAAATAATCTCTTGGGAAAATTCAGGAAGTTTAATGATCTCATTACTGTCAATTTCCTTTTTAATATTAGGGAATGGAATACCCGATTTTTGGTCTGTTGTAATATCCGACAAACTAACAAAATTTGACTTCATAAACTCTCTGTTTCTTTTAATGACCTCTTCCATACTCATAAGAACTCCTGCAAATTATTGTATAAATAAAAAAGACCCCGATAGGAGGTCTTTATAAGATAATATGATATTATAAAAAATCTATAGATTAATTATCTGTTTGATAGCATGCGGTATCTCCTTCAACATATCTGTAGGAAGGACAGAGTTTTCTCCATATTTTTCTGTAGCCAAATCACCTGCGATTTTATGAACGTACAAAGCCAAAAGAATAGCATCAGGAACGGCAATTTTTTGACCTAAGAAACTTACTAAAATTCCTGCAAGAAGATCACCACTTCCACCAACAGCCATACCAGGATTTTTATTTACATGAATAAAAATTTCTCCTTTAGGTGATGAAACGATAGTAGGTGTTCCTTTTAACACTACATAACAATCTAAATCTTTAGCTTTTTGAATACAGGTATTTATTCTATCAAGAAGTAAGAACTCTTTAGAAGTTCCAGCTAATCTTGCCATTTCACTATTATGTGGAGTGATAACAACTTGATCGCCAAGTCTGTCAATAAAATCAGGACCTTCAGATAAAACGTTCAAAGCATCAGCATCAAGAACCATTGGTCTATCAATGTTTCTAGAAATCAACCTTTTTGTTACTTTTTTTGTTTCCATGGAAACGGAAAGACCTGGACCTGCAAGGACAGCATCACACCAGCTATATGCTTTTAGAATATCTTTTTCAGCATTCATTGATGTGTAACCTGGTTGATTGTAAGGCAGTGGAACAGTCATAATTTCTGGATTTACACTGGCAATAGCAGCAGAAATATTCATTGGAACACCTAGTTTTAATAGTCCGGTTCCACAACGAAGAGCAGCCATAGATGATAGAATCGCAGCTCCTGGAGTAGCTAAAGAACCTGCAAAATTGAAAACTTTGCCAAAATCTTTTTTGTCAACCATCAAGTCTCTTTTTTTCAATTTGCCCTTCAAATCTGATAGATCTGTAATATATCTTTTCTCTTCAATTTCTGAATCAAGACCTTCTGGAATTCCGATATCAACATTGATCACTTCACCACTATGAACATAGCCATCATTTATAAAAAGTCCAAGTTTTGGAAATTGAAGAGATATCGTAGTTGTTGCAATTACAGCAATATCTTCCATAAATCCAGTAGAACCATGGATACCAGATGGAATGTCAATTGAATATATTCTCTTGCCAGAATTGTTCATAGCTTCGATCATATCGTAAAAAACGCCTTCAGGGTTGCTATTAAATCCTGTGCCAAAAATACCATCAATTATAATATCAACACCATGCATTATAGTTTCACTATATTCCGATATAAAAGAATTATCTTTAATCGACTTTGATACTTTTGTTGAAATTTTTTTCGGTTCACCTTTTAGAAGTGTCTTTTTAGACAAAACAACCATTCTTACATCGTAACCTGCATCATCAAGTTTTCCTGCAACAAGCATGGCATCTCCACCATTATTGCCTGGGCCACAAACAACAAGAATTTTTTTATCCTTAAGTTCAGGTTCTAATTCGGTAACTTTTTCAAAAACTCTATCCGCTGCATTATTCATTAAATCTGCATGCTTCATGCCTTGCTCTATTGCTTTTTCATCAATAGACCTCATTTCTTCTGCTGTAAATAATCTTAGCATATATACACTCCAGCTAAATTTTTTATTTTCAAACCAAACCAAACCTTGAAATTGATCAAGTGCAAACACTCAAGTTTCGATTAAGTATAATTCATTCCATTCCCATGCTTATCAAAGTTATTATACTTTAATAATTTAGTCAACATATTTTTGCATTAATTTTAAGATAAAATAAGAATGTAAATTTAACAAGATTTAATTTTTTTCTAAATTATGAAAATGTTGAAAACGATATGTATTACACGATATACATAGTATGTGAATTTTTATCGTAGTGAGGTTTTTTACATTTAAACACTAAAAGAATTGTAAATTCAAACAATTAGGAATGAGGAAAGTGTGATCTAGTTCACAGTTTTATTGGAAATTTTAAATTAAATTTACCCAGTGGAGGTAATAATATGTATTATTCCAAAAGAAAAAAAAACATATTTAAAGAGTGGCCATTGTGGGCAATTGTCGCCATTTCGGTATTCATTCTTTTAAGGCTTTATAATCTATAATTTAGTTAATGTCTGTTCTGAAACTCTTAACTAGTGAAGATTCGAGAAAAGTGAAATTTTAAGGATCAAATAATATTATTGAGCTTTATGATTATTTTATATATATCTTTTTTGGATTAAGTAGTGTAAAGGACTAAGTAAATCGTTATGATTTAGGTTGTCTAAGTCTTTTATTATATCGATATAAGTTGTTTCTGATAAGCAATATATTTGCTTTTATTTAAGCTTTAAGGTTTAGTATTGTCATAGCAGTTTTGATTCCATCAGCAGCTGAACTAATTATTCCACCTGAATATCCACTTCCTTCACCGCAATAGTACAAATTATTAAAGCCTTCTACTTTTCCGTTGCTATTTCTAATCACTTGAATAGGAGAAGATGTTTTGCTTTCTAAACCGAGTAGCATACCATTTTCGTATCCTTTTAATTTTTGACAAAAAATATTTAATCCTAACTTTAAATCATCTACAACGAAGTCAGGCATAATTTCAAGAGATTCCATAGGTTTCAAACCGAAAGGAAAACTACTTTTATTTAGTTTGCCAGAGCTCTTCCCACTCTTTAAAAAATCATCTATTCTGATAGCTGGTATGTCGAATGAATTTGTGTAAGTATAAAACTTTTTCTCTAATTGATGTAACCATTCAATTGCGTGCAGAGGATCGCATTTTTCTCCAAGAATTTTTCTTAAATCTACTGGTGCAACGACAGCTGCATTTGAAAAAGGTGCGTTTCTTTTGTATACACTCATACCATTAACAATATTTGTATCCTTATAAGGTGTCACAGGTACTATTTTCCCCCCAGGACACATACAGAATGAAAACACAGAGGCATTGTCTCTGACTTGAGCCG includes:
- a CDS encoding prepilin-type N-terminal cleavage/methylation domain-containing protein, translating into MKKGLTLIEALVSSFILSIVIVGLMSIYGSSFKLKEDNEKFFLAENVVREWFEKIKIYTDRTDLITQIGSYVTKLNGTVVENEPMDLTSTGITNGTLEFEVNSISLSSTYLSHLATKPSLVEIKAIVKWGNKELEMVTYSSN
- the elbB gene encoding isoprenoid biosynthesis glyoxalase ElbB → MKKIAVVLGGCGHLDGSEIQESVSTLLALSKFRAEVKCFAVDEVQKDNMNHLTRTGTDEKRNLLIEAARIARGNIAKLQELKAEDYDAVIFPGGFGIAKNYMNYAFVARDAIVRDDIKNVVLSFNKLEKYIGAICISPTMMALAFRNSGKKVKLTAGLADIPNQDLEYFGALSEKRKSDEICIDTINKLVSTPAYMNEASLIEVYTGIEKLVKHIVENC
- a CDS encoding SagB/ThcOx family dehydrogenase — its product is MEEVIKRNREFMKSNFVSLSDITTDQKSGIPFPNIKKEIDSNEIIKLPEFSQEIISQINFLEIVKNRKSRREYNNHSMSLEELSFLLWSTQGVKEIVRGGIASFRTVPSGGARHPFETYLVVQNVDSLKQGLYRYLPFENSLLFIEQIENIKENLSDALKGQKWSEKSSVCFFWTCIPYRSEWRYSIASHKTMLLDAGHICQNLYLACESIGYGTCAIAAYDQIKSDKLLKVDGENEFTVYISPVGK
- a CDS encoding NAD(P)H-hydrate dehydratase; the protein is MLRLFTAEEMRSIDEKAIEQGMKHADLMNNAADRVFEKVTELEPELKDKKILVVCGPGNNGGDAMLVAGKLDDAGYDVRMVVLSKKTLLKGEPKKISTKVSKSIKDNSFISEYSETIMHGVDIIIDGIFGTGFNSNPEGVFYDMIEAMNNSGKRIYSIDIPSGIHGSTGFMEDIAVIATTTISLQFPKLGLFINDGYVHSGEVINVDIGIPEGLDSEIEEKRYITDLSDLKGKLKKRDLMVDKKDFGKVFNFAGSLATPGAAILSSMAALRCGTGLLKLGVPMNISAAIASVNPEIMTVPLPYNQPGYTSMNAEKDILKAYSWCDAVLAGPGLSVSMETKKVTKRLISRNIDRPMVLDADALNVLSEGPDFIDRLGDQVVITPHNSEMARLAGTSKEFLLLDRINTCIQKAKDLDCYVVLKGTPTIVSSPKGEIFIHVNKNPGMAVGGSGDLLAGILVSFLGQKIAVPDAILLALYVHKIAGDLATEKYGENSVLPTDMLKEIPHAIKQIINL